In bacterium, a single window of DNA contains:
- a CDS encoding nucleotidyltransferase domain-containing protein, which yields MDKKDVLKIARQFASLLMTKYDCKQMFLFGSYAKGTNQEESDIDIAVILEEFENSIDIQLELMRLRRKVDSRIEPHPFREKDFNLTNPLVYEILKYGQRIDTNVA from the coding sequence ATGGATAAAAAAGATGTTCTAAAAATTGCTCGACAATTTGCTTCATTATTAATGACAAAGTATGACTGCAAACAGATGTTTCTTTTCGGCTCATACGCAAAGGGAACAAATCAAGAAGAAAGTGATATTGACATTGCCGTAATTCTTGAGGAATTTGAAAATTCCATAGATATACAATTGGAGTTAATGAGATTGAGACGCAAAGTTGATAGTAGAATTGAGCCGCATCCATTCAGAGAGAAAGACTTCAATCTGACAAATCCGTTAGTGTATGAAATATTGAAGTATGGTCAGCGGATTGATACTAATGTTGCCTAA
- a CDS encoding sodium-dependent transporter, which produces MADKRGSFSRIGFILAAAGSAVGLGNLWRFPYTVGHNGGGVFVLIYLLAVVIIAVPVLIAEVTLGRHTRKNPVGAFNYIKPGSQWKLVGFLGVITGFMILSYYSVIAGWTVGYFVKAVAGSFRHITSVQAAESFSTFTSNWWMMTALLAFFIFLTVYIVSKGVAGGIEKYSRILMPILLGILLLLLVRSVTLKGASKGVAFYLKPDLGAISPKLVIQAIGQALFSLSLGMGTMITYGSYVDKKENLPSSAAWIVIFNTVISITAGFIIFPAIFSQGMSPDQGSGVMFNTLPVLFSKMPAGAFFGPLFFLILGIAALTSTISILEVPVAYFIDEKKIDRKKISIIIGVIAFLIGIPSALSQGAVGFFTDIPLIHIGFLDLMNHIWGNLSLSIGAFFVAVFVGHIWKSSNALEEIKSGCARFSISGVWSFTIKYVAPVVIILILFGVLV; this is translated from the coding sequence ATGGCTGATAAGAGAGGAAGTTTCAGCAGGATTGGATTTATACTTGCTGCAGCGGGGTCTGCAGTTGGGCTTGGAAATTTATGGAGATTTCCGTACACTGTGGGGCATAACGGGGGCGGAGTATTTGTTCTAATCTATCTTCTTGCTGTTGTCATAATTGCAGTACCGGTTTTAATAGCTGAGGTTACTCTCGGCAGGCACACAAGAAAAAATCCGGTCGGCGCTTTTAACTATATTAAACCGGGTTCACAATGGAAACTTGTCGGGTTCCTCGGAGTAATCACCGGTTTTATGATTCTGTCTTACTACTCTGTTATTGCCGGTTGGACTGTAGGCTATTTTGTAAAAGCAGTAGCAGGAAGCTTCAGGCATATTACTTCAGTCCAGGCTGCAGAGAGTTTTTCTACATTTACTTCAAACTGGTGGATGATGACTGCACTTCTTGCATTTTTTATATTTCTTACAGTTTATATTGTTTCAAAAGGAGTGGCAGGTGGTATTGAGAAGTATTCACGTATTCTTATGCCCATACTTCTAGGAATTTTATTGCTTCTTCTTGTCCGTTCAGTGACCCTTAAAGGTGCTTCAAAAGGAGTTGCCTTTTATCTTAAACCTGATTTGGGAGCCATTTCTCCTAAACTTGTTATACAGGCAATCGGGCAGGCTCTTTTCAGCCTCAGCCTCGGAATGGGTACAATGATTACTTACGGTTCTTATGTAGATAAAAAAGAGAACCTCCCGTCGTCTGCTGCATGGATAGTAATTTTCAATACTGTTATTTCCATTACAGCAGGGTTTATTATTTTTCCTGCGATATTTTCCCAGGGCATGAGCCCTGATCAGGGCTCCGGAGTAATGTTCAACACTCTGCCTGTTCTTTTTTCCAAAATGCCTGCAGGAGCTTTTTTCGGGCCGCTCTTTTTCCTGATTCTTGGAATAGCAGCGTTAACATCAACGATTTCAATTCTTGAAGTACCAGTTGCCTATTTTATTGATGAGAAGAAGATTGACAGAAAAAAGATTTCAATTATTATCGGGGTTATTGCTTTTCTGATAGGTATACCGTCTGCACTTTCTCAGGGTGCAGTAGGATTTTTTACAGATATACCCTTAATCCATATTGGCTTTCTTGATTTGATGAATCATATCTGGGGAAATCTTTCTCTTAGCATCGGAGCATTCTTTGTTGCTGTTTTTGTAGGACATATCTGGAAGTCTTCCAATGCTCTTGAAGAGATTAAATCAGGATGTGCAAGATTCTCTATTTCCGGAGTATGGTCTTTTACAATTAAGTATGTAGCTCCGGTTGTAATTATTTTGATTCTTTTTGGGGTTTTGGTGTAA